The DNA window ATCGCCGCCGTCAACGTCGTCTTCCCATGATCCACGTGCCCTATCGTCCCCACGTTCACGTGAGGCTTCGTCCGCTCAAACTTCTGCTTCGCCATTTCGATTCCTCCGGCCGCTGAGATCGCTCCCCAGCGGTACGGTTCAGCTCCCTTTGACCTTGGCGATGATCTGTTCCGCCATGGCCTGCGGCATCTCGTCGTACCGTGAGAACTGCATGGAATAAACGGCCCGTCCCTGGGTGATGGAGCGGAGCCGCGTGGAATATCCGAACATTTCGGCGAGCGGCACGGAGGCCGCCACGACGCGCGCGTCGGAGCGCTGGAACATGCCTCCGATGCGGCCGCGCCGCGAGCTCAGATCACCGATCACGTCCCCCATGTACTCCTCGGGCACGACCACTTCGACGTCCATGATCGGCTCGAGAAGCTTCGGACCGCCTTTCGCCGCGGCCTCCTTGAACGCCATCGAGCCCGCGATCTTGAACGCCATTTCCGAGGAGTCGACTTCGTGAAACTGCCCGTCGATCAGATCCACCTTCACGTCCACGACGGGATAGCCGGCCATGATGCCGTTCTCCATCGCCTCGATGATGCCCTTTTCCACCGAGGGGATGTACTCCTTTGGGATCGCACCGCCTCGGATCTCGTTCTCGAACTGGAAGCCGCTGCCCGGTGGAAGCGGCTCCAGCATGATCGTCACGTCCGCGAACTGGCCGCGCCCGCCCGTCTGGCGGATGAACCGCGTGCGCTGCTCCACCTTCTTGCTGATCGTTTCCTTGTAGGCGACCTGGGGCTTCCCGATATTCGCCTGGACGCTGAACTCGCGCACCATCCGATCCACGAGGATTTCCAAGTGCAGCTCCCCCATCCCGGAAATCAGCGTCTGCCCCGAATCCTCGTCGGTTTTCACCTTGAAGGTCGGGTCCTCGTCGCTCAGCTTCCCGAGCGCCGTCGCCATCTTCTCTTCGTCCGCTTTGGTCTTCGGCTCGATCGCGACCTGGATCACCGGCTCGGGGAAGTGCATCGCCTCGAGCACGATCGGGTGGTCCTTGTCGCAGAGCGTGTCGCCCGTGTGGACGTTCTTCAGGCCGACCGCCGCGGCGATCTCGCCGCAGTACACTTCCTCGCGGTCCTCGCGCTTGTTCGCGTGCATCTCGACGACGCGTCCCAGACGCTCGCCTTTCTCCTTCGTCGAGTTGTACACGTAGGTGCCCGCCTTCAAGGTCCCGGAGTAGACGCGAAAGAACGTCAGCTTGCCGACATAGGGATCGGTCATGATCTTGAACGCGAGCGCCGAAAACGGCTCGTCGTCCGACGGGCAGCGCTGCTCGTGCTCCAGGGTCTTGGGATTGATGCCCTTGACCGCGGGCACGTCCAGCGGCGCGGGGAGATACGCCACCACCGCGTCGAGAAGCCTCTGCACGCCCTTGTTCTTGAACGCCGTTCCGCCAAGGACCGGCACGATTTTCCCGCTCAGGGTCCCCTTGCGGATCGCGCGCTTGATCATCTCGGGGGTCACCTGCTTGCCGTCGAGGTACGCATGGAGCAGCTCGTCGTCGTACTCGGCGATCCCCTCGAGCATCTGGTGCCGCGCCTCGGCCGCCTTCTTCTCGAGATCGCGCGGGATTTCTCCTTCGACGTAATTCGCGCCCATCTCGTCCGACTCGTACGTGATCGAGTTCATCTCGATCAGGTCGATCATCCCGGTGAACCAGTCGCCGATGTAGACCGGGATCTGGAGCGGAATCGCGAGCGCGCCCAAACGGTTCTTCATCATGTTCACGACGAAATTGAAGTCGGCGCCGACCCGGTCCAGCTTGTTCACGAACGCGATCCGGGGCACGCCGTACTTGTCGGCCTGCCGCCACACGGTTTCGGACTGCGGCTCGACTCCGCCCACGCCGCAGAACACCGCGACGGCACCGTCGAGGACCCGGAGGGAGCGCTCCACCTCGACCGTGAAGTCGACGTGGCCTGGCGTATCGATGATGTTGATCTGGTGGTTGTGCCAGAAACAGGTCGTCGCGGCGGAGGTGATGGTGATTCCCCGCTCACGCTCCTGCTCCATCCAGTCCATGGTGGCCGCGCCGTCATGGACTTCCCCCACCCGGTGGACCTTCCCCGTGTAATAGAGGATCCGCTCGGTCAGAGTCGTCTTACCGGCATCGATGTGGGCCATGATGCCGATGTTCCGCATATGAGAAAGATCGTACTGCCTGGGCACTTCGAAACCGTCCTTAACCGCTTTACCAGCGATAGTGGGCGAAGGCTTTGTTGGCCTCCGCCATTTTGTGTGTGTCCTCTCGTTTCTTTACGGCTCCGCCTTCGTTCTTCGAAGCCGCGATGAGCTCCGCCGCGATCCGCTCCGACATGGTGTGGTCGGGGCGCATGCGCGAGTACTGGATGATCCAGCGGAGCGCGAGCGCCGTCCGCCGGTCCTGGCGCACTTCCACCGGGACCTGATACGTCGCGCCGCCCACGCGCCGGGACTTCACCTCCAGCACGGGCTTTACGTTCGCGAGGGCCGACTTGACCACCGAGAGCCCGTCCGAGCCGACCTTCTTCTCGATGATGTCGACCGCGTTGTAGAAAATCCGCTCCGCCACGCTCTTCTTGCCTTGGATCATGAGCGCGTTCACGAAGCGCGTGACCAGGACGTTGTTGAAACGCGCGTCGGGCTGAACCTCGAACTTATGAATCTTGCTGGCGCGTCGCATGAGCGCTTACGGCCCCTTCTTCCGCTTGGTGCCGTACTTGGAGCGGCTCTGCTGGCGCCCTTCGACCCCGGAGGCGTCGAGCGTTCCGCGCACGACGTGATAGCGCACGCCGGGGAGATCCTTCACGCGGCCGCCCCGGATCAGGACGATCGAGTGCTCCTGCAAATTGTGCCCCTCGCCCGGGATATAGCATGTGACCTCCATCCCGTTCGTGAGCCTCACGCGGGCGACCTTGCGAAGCGCCGAATTGGGCTTCTTGGGGGTCGATGTATAGACGCGCGTGCACACGCCGCGTTTCTGCGGCGCCCCCTTCAGAGCCGGCGAAGCCGTCTTCGAGAGCTGCCGCTTGCGGCCGAGTCGCACAAGCTGGTTCAGGGTCGGCACCTAAGTTTCCTCATGACAATCGGTTTGGGCGCAAAGAACGCACAGTGTACTCACTCCCGGAAAGCCCGGTCAAGCACTTTTTATCTCCTCCTCGACGCCGGCCACCCGTTCGGTCTCATCTTCCTCTTCAGCAATGACTTCGACGCCCCGGTAGCGGGACATCCCGGTGCCGGCCGGGATCAGGTGCCCGATGATGACGTTCTCCTTCAAACCGCGGAGGTGGTCGGTCATTCCGAGCACGGAAGCCTCTGTCAGAACGCGAGTTGTCTCCTGGAACGAGGCCGAGGAGATGAAGCTCTGCGTCGAGAGCGATGCCTTCGTAATCCCAAGCAGGAGAGGCTGATACGTCGCCGGCTGCCCCCCCTCGGACTCCACGCGCCTCTGCTCGATTCGGAGCTGGGCCTTGTCGACCTGCTCCCCTTCGAGGAAATTCGTGTCGCCGGGGTCCTCGATCCTCACCTTTTGGAGCATCTGCCGGACGATCACCTCGATGTGCTTGTCGTCGATCCGGACGCCCTGGAGCCGGTAGACCTCCTGGATCTCGTTGACCAGGTACTCCTGGACCGCCTGGATGCCCTTGATTTTCAACATATCGTGAGGATTGACCGGACCCTCCGTGAGCCGGTCGCCCGCCTTGACGTAATCCCCCTCCTGGACGTGCATGTGCTTGCCCTGGGGAATCAGGTATTCCCGAGTATCCCCGGAGTCTCCGACCACGAGGAGCTTCTTCATGCCTCGGCTGACCCCCCCGAATTCGACGCGCCCGTCGATTTCCGAAACGGTCGCGGCGTCCTTCGGCTTCCGCGCCTCGAACAGCTCGCTCACCCGGGGCAGACCGCCCGTGATGTCGCGCGTCTTCGAGATCTCGCGGCGGATCTTGACCAGCGGCTCTCCCGCCGTGACTTCCTGGCTGTCGCGCACGAGGAGGCGGGCGCCGGTCGGGAGCGGATAGCTCGCCACGCGCCGACCGCCCGAACCCACGATGTCGATGTGCGGCTGAAGCACCTTCTCGCGGTCGTCGACGATGACCATGAGGCGAAGCCCCGTGTTCTCGTCGACCTCGTCACGAACGGTGACCTTCTCCTTGATGTCCACGAAGCGGACCGTGCCGGACTTCTCGGTCAGAATCGGCGTGTTGTAGGTGTCCCATTCGAACAGATCGTCTCCCGCCGTGACCGGGGCGCCGTCTTTCACGTCGACGGTCGCGCCGTAAGGCGGCGAGTAGCGATGGCGCACCTTGCCGTCCTGATCCAGGACCTCGATCTGGCCCTTGTGCCCGACGACGACCAGCGAGCCGTTCTGCCGCTCGACGACTTCCAACTCGCGGAATCGGACAGAGCCGGTGATCTTCGCCTTGATCCTCGACTGCTCGACGATGCGTCCCGCGACGCCGCCGATGTGGAAGGTCCGAAGCGTAAGCTGCGTGCCGGGCTCGCCGATCGACTGCGCCGCGATGACGCCCGCGGCCTCACCCAGCTCGACCATGCGTCCGGTCGCGAGATTTCGCCCGTAACACTTCGCGCAGATGCCGCGCGTCGCCTCGCACTTCAAGACCGACCGGATCGCGACTTTCTCGATCCGCCCGCTCTCTTCGATCGCTTCCGCGGCCTCCTCCGTGATCTCCTCGCCCGAGCGGACGATCACGTCTCCCGTATTGGGGTCGACCACATCCTCGATCGCGACGCGCCCGAGCACACGGTCTCCTAGCGGCTCGATCACCTCTTCGCCTTCCTTCAAGGCGCCGACCTCGAGCCCGCTCACCGTGCCGCAGTCCTCGATGTTCACGATGACATCCTGCGCCACGTCCACGAGACGTCGCGTCAGATACCCCGCGTCGGCGGTCTTGAGGGCCGTGTCGGCGAGCCCCTTCCGCGCGCCGTGGGTTGAGACGAAGTATTCGAGCACCGTGAGCCCTTCTTTGAAGTTATGGATCACGGGGGACTCGATGATCTCGCCGAGGCCGCCTGTAATTTTCTTCTGAGGCTTCGCCATGAGCCCGCGCATTCCCGCGAGCTGGCGGATCTGCTCTTTCGTTCCGCGCGAGCCGGAGTAGGCCATCATGTAGATCGGATTGAAGCCGTCCCGGTCCGAGGCGAGACCCTGGAACGTCGCCTCTTCCACCTCGGTCGTGACGTGGGTCCAGGTATCGATCACCTTGTTGTAGCGCTCGCCGTCGGTGATCACCTTCTGCTGGTACTGCTGGTTGATGTGGGCCACGTCCTTTTGCGCGCGCTCGATGATCGCGGCCTTGGAGCCCGGAATCAGGATGTCGTCGATGCCCACGGTGATCCCCGCCTGGGTCGCGTAGGTGAACCCCAGATTCTTGAGCGAATCCAGGATGATGGCGGTGGTCTTGTTCCCGAGATTCCGGTGGCAATCGCCGACCAGCTCCTCGAGCGCCTTCTTGTCCATCTCCGTGTTCTTGAACGGAATCCCCAACGGCACGAGGATCTCGTTGAACAGCACCCGCCCGACGCTGGTGTCGAGCCGCTGCCCGTCGAGATGGAGCACGATCGGATCGTGGAGCCCAGCCTGTTTATGGTCGTAGGCCGCCCGCACCTCCGTCATGCCGGCGTAGTGCTTCGGCTTCTTCCCCGGGGGAAGCGGCCGCTTCCGCGTCATGTAGTTGCATCCGAGCACGATGTCCTGGCTGGGCGCCGCGACGGGACGGCCGTTCGAGGGAAGCAGGATGTTATTGGTCGAGAGCATGAGCTGCCGCGTCTCGATCTGCGCCTCGAAGGAAAGCGGAACGTGGACCGCCATCTGGTCGCCGTCGAAGTCGGCGTTGAACGCGCCGCACACCATCGGATGGATGCGGATCGCCTTCCCCTCGACGAGCACGGGCTCGAAGGCCTGGATGCCGAGCCGGTGGAGCGTCGGCGCGCGGTTCAAGAGCACCGGGTGTCCCTTGATGATGTCGCCCAGGATGTCCCAGACCTCGGGGCGCTCGCGCTCGACGAGCCGCTTGGCGCTCTTCACGGTCTGGACGAAGCCCTTGTCCTCGAGCTTCCGGATGATGAACGGCTTGAAAAGCTCCAACGCCATGTTCTTCGGGAGCCCGCACTGGTGGAGCTTGAGCTCGGGTCCGACCACGATCACCGATCGGCCCGAGTAATCGACGCGCTTGCCGAGGAGGTTCTGGCGGAAACGGCCCTGCTTTCCCTTGAGCATGTCGGAGAGCGACTTCAGGGGCCGGTTTCCCTGGCCGCGCACCGCGCGGCTGCGCCGCCCGTTGTCGAAGAGCGCGTCCACCGCTTCCTGGAGCATCCGCTTCTCGTTGCGCAAGATGACTTCCGGCGCGCGGATGTCGATGAGCTTCTTCAGCCGGTTGTTGCGGTTGATGACGCGCCGGTAGAGATCGTTCAGGTCCGAGGTCGCGAAGCGGCCGCCCTCGAGTGGAACGAGCGGGCGCAGATCCGGAGGAAGCACCGGGATCGTGGAGAGGATCATCCACTCCGGCCGGTTGCCGCTCTGCCGGAACGCCTCTACGATCCGGAGGCGCTTCAGCGTCTCCTTCTTCCGCTGGACGGAGTTCTCGATCTTGGCGATCGCGCGAAGCTCGGCGGAAAGCTCGTCCAGGTCGATCTCGGTGAGGAGATCGCGGATCGCCTCCGCGCCCATTTTCGCGTTGAGCGTGATCGTCTCGTCCTGCGTGAGCTCGTAGTACTCATCTTCCGAGACGAGCTGCTTTTTCTTCATGCCGCTCGTGCCGGGATCGATCACGACGTAGGACTCGTAGTACAGGACCCGCTCCAGGTCGCGGATCGACATGTCCAGCAGGTGTCCGATGCGGCTCGGCACCGCCTTGAAGTACCAGATGTGGGAGACCGGGACCGCGAGGTTGATGTGCCCCAGCCGCTCGCGGCGCACCTTGGCCTGGGTGACCTCCACGCCGCAGCGGTCGCAGATCACGCCGCGGTAGCGGATGCGTTTGTACTTGCCGCAATTGCACTCCCAGTCCTTGACCGGTCCGAAAATCTTCTCGCAGAAAAGACCATCCCGCTCGGGCTTGAACGACCGGTAGTTGATCGTCTCGGGCTTCGTGACCTCCCCGTGCGACCAGCCCCGGATCGTCTCCGGCGAAGCGAGCATGATCCGTATGGAATTGAACGCGAGCCTCCGCCGCGAGATGTCGCGGTCGTCGACCCGGGCCAGTGAGAACCGCTGACGTTCCGTTGCGAGAGGCGACTTGATTCCGAACAGTTCCTGCATCGTGCCGTGCCTCCTCGTCTACGCTTCGTCCCGAAGCTGAACGTCCATGCAAAGACTCTGAAGCTCTTTGACCAACACGTTGAACGATTCCGGCGTGCTCGGAGCCGGAGGGTTCTCCCCTTTGACGATCGCCTCGTAGATGCGCGATCGACCCACGACATCATCCGATTTGACCGTCAGCAGCTCCTGTAGCGTGAAGGCCGCCCCGTATGCCTCGAGCGCCCACACCTCCATCTCTCCGAACCGCTGCCCGCCGAACTGGGCCTTGCCGCCCAGCGGCTGCTGGGTGACCAGCGAATACGGGCCGATCGAGCGCGCGTGGATCTTGTCGTCCACGAGATGCGAGAGCTTCATCATGTAGATGTAGCCCACCGTGACGCGCTGATCGAAGGCCTCGCCGGTGCGCCCGTCGTACAGAACGCTCTTCCCGTCCTCGGGCAGCTTCGAATCCCTCAGGCAGGCCTTGATCTCGTCCACGGTGGCGCCCGCGAACACCGGGGTCGCCACCGTCGCGCCGAGCTCCTGCGCCGCCCAGCCGAGGTGCGTTTCGAGCACCTGGCCGATGTTCATTCGCGAGGGCACGCCGAGGGGGTTCAGCACCATGTCCACCGGCGTCCCGTCGGGCAGATACGGCATGTCTTCCTCGGGCATGATCTTCGCGACCACGCCTTTGTTGCCGTGCCGGCCGGCCATCTTGTCGCCGACCGAGAGCTTGCGCTTCTTGGCGACGTATACCTTCACCAGCTTGACCACGCCGGGAGGAAGCTCGTCCCCGCGCGTCACCTTTTCGATTTCCTTTTCGAGGTTCTTCTCCACGCGGTCGAGCGCGCGCGCGGCGCCTTCCAGAAGGCTCCAGAAGCGCTCGTTCGCCTGGTCGTTCCGCGTGACTTGCGTCTTGTACGGGATCGCGTCGAGATCGGCCTGGGACAGGAACTCCTCGTCGATCTTCTTGCCGGCCCGGGCCACGGGCTTTTCCTCGTCCCCCTCCACCCACTTGTTCACGTACTCGCCCAGCAGCACCCTCGCCACCTCGGAGGCGCGCGTCTCGTGGACGCGGTCCTTTTCCTTCTTCGCCTGGCGGCGCAGGCGGTCGATCTTTCGCTTCTCCTGCTTCTTGGTCGACTCGTCCTTCTCCCGCCGGCTGAACACCTTCGTGTCGATGACGACCCCGTCCATCCCCGGAGGCGCCTTGAGGGAGGCGTCCCGCACGTCGCCGGCCTTCTCGCCGAAGATCGCGCGGAGCAGCCGCTCCTCCGGCGTCAGATCGGTCTCACCCTTCGGCGTCACTTTGCCGACCAGGATGTCTCCCGCCTTGACCCGGGCGCCGATCCGGACGATGCCCTCTTCGTCCAGATTCTTCACCGCTTCCTCGCTCACGTTCGGGATCTCGCGGGTGATTTCCTCGGCCCCGCGCTTCGTGTCCCTCACCTGCAGCTCGAACTCCTCGATGTGGATCGAGGTGAAGCGGTCCTCCTTGATGAGGCGCTCCGAGACCAGAATCGCATCTTCGTAGTTGTAACCGCCCCACGGCATGAACGCGACGAGCACGTTCGCGCCGAGCGCGAGCTCGCCATTTCGCGTGGCGGCCCCGTCGGCCAGGAGCTGTCCCTTCTTCACGCGCTCGCCTTCGGCGACGAGCGGACGCTGGTTGATGCACGTGTCCTGATTCGAGCGTTTGAACTTGGTGAGCCGGTAGAGATCGACGCCGGCCATCTCCGAGTAGTCGACGGTCCGCGGTTTTCCTTCCGGCTGGTCGTAGCGGACCAGGATCTGATCCCCCGAGACCCATTCCACGGCTCCCCCCCGCTTCGCCACGATGAGCGCGCCCGAGTCCTCGGCCACCTTGCCTTCCAGGCCGGTTCCGACGAGAGGCGCCTCGGTGAAGAGGAGCGGCACGGCCTGGCGCTGCATGTTGGAGCCCATCAGCGCGCGGTTGGCGTCGTCGTGCTCGAGAAAGGGAATGAGCGCGGCCGCGGGGCTCACGAGCTGGATCGGGGAAATATCCATGTAATCCACGTCGGCGGGCTCGACCATCGGGAACTCGCCCTTCTCGCGGACGTTCTGCTCGCCCACGAGATGGCCGTGCGAGTCGACCGCAGCGTTCGCCTGCGCGATCTTGAAGCGGTCCTCCACGTCCGCGGAGAGGAACTGAACCTGTTTCTTATCGACGGTCCCGCCCGAGACCCGGCGGTACGGCGTCTCGAGGAATCCCAGGTCGTTCACGCGCGCGTACGTCGCGAGCGAGGAGATGAGACCGATGTTCGGGCCTTCCGGCGTCTCGATCGGACACATCCGGCCGTAGTGCGTGTAGTGCACGTCGCGCACCTCGAACCCCGCGCGGTCCCGGGTGAGACCGCCCGGACCGAGCGCGCTGAGCCGCCGCTTGTGGGTCAGCTCCGCCAACGGATTCGTCTGATCCATGAACTGCGAGAGCTGGCTGGAGCCGAAGAAGCTCTGGATCACCGCCGAAATCGTACGCGCGTTGATCAGGTCGTACGGCGTGACCTGCTCCGCGTCCTGGAGCGTCATACGCTCCCGGATGATCCGGGCCATCCTCGCGAGGCCGACGTTGAACTGGTTCGAAAGAAGCTCCCCCACCGCCCGCACCCGGCGATTCCCGAGGTGGTCGATGTCGTCCGTCGTAATCGCAAGCCCGGGCACTTCGGCGCCGAGCCTCAGGTGGATCAAGTACGCGATGATGACGATGAAGTCTTCCGGGCAGAGCGTGGTCTGCTCGTCGTCCGGAACCGCGAGGCTGAGCCTCTTCCGCTTGTCCTTCAGACCGAGAAGGATCTCGTGCGGGAGCTTGCGGTTCAGCTTGTAACGGCCGACCTTGGCCAGGTCGTACCGCTTCGGATTGAAAAAGAGCTTC is part of the Candidatus Eisenbacteria bacterium genome and encodes:
- the fusA gene encoding elongation factor G — translated: MPRQYDLSHMRNIGIMAHIDAGKTTLTERILYYTGKVHRVGEVHDGAATMDWMEQERERGITITSAATTCFWHNHQINIIDTPGHVDFTVEVERSLRVLDGAVAVFCGVGGVEPQSETVWRQADKYGVPRIAFVNKLDRVGADFNFVVNMMKNRLGALAIPLQIPVYIGDWFTGMIDLIEMNSITYESDEMGANYVEGEIPRDLEKKAAEARHQMLEGIAEYDDELLHAYLDGKQVTPEMIKRAIRKGTLSGKIVPVLGGTAFKNKGVQRLLDAVVAYLPAPLDVPAVKGINPKTLEHEQRCPSDDEPFSALAFKIMTDPYVGKLTFFRVYSGTLKAGTYVYNSTKEKGERLGRVVEMHANKREDREEVYCGEIAAAVGLKNVHTGDTLCDKDHPIVLEAMHFPEPVIQVAIEPKTKADEEKMATALGKLSDEDPTFKVKTDEDSGQTLISGMGELHLEILVDRMVREFSVQANIGKPQVAYKETISKKVEQRTRFIRQTGGRGQFADVTIMLEPLPPGSGFQFENEIRGGAIPKEYIPSVEKGIIEAMENGIMAGYPVVDVKVDLIDGQFHEVDSSEMAFKIAGSMAFKEAAAKGGPKLLEPIMDVEVVVPEEYMGDVIGDLSSRRGRIGGMFQRSDARVVAASVPLAEMFGYSTRLRSITQGRAVYSMQFSRYDEMPQAMAEQIIAKVKGS
- the rpsG gene encoding 30S ribosomal protein S7, which encodes MRRASKIHKFEVQPDARFNNVLVTRFVNALMIQGKKSVAERIFYNAVDIIEKKVGSDGLSVVKSALANVKPVLEVKSRRVGGATYQVPVEVRQDRRTALALRWIIQYSRMRPDHTMSERIAAELIAASKNEGGAVKKREDTHKMAEANKAFAHYRW
- a CDS encoding 30S ribosomal protein S12, whose translation is MPTLNQLVRLGRKRQLSKTASPALKGAPQKRGVCTRVYTSTPKKPNSALRKVARVRLTNGMEVTCYIPGEGHNLQEHSIVLIRGGRVKDLPGVRYHVVRGTLDASGVEGRQQSRSKYGTKRKKGP
- the rpoC gene encoding DNA-directed RNA polymerase subunit beta' — its product is MQELFGIKSPLATERQRFSLARVDDRDISRRRLAFNSIRIMLASPETIRGWSHGEVTKPETINYRSFKPERDGLFCEKIFGPVKDWECNCGKYKRIRYRGVICDRCGVEVTQAKVRRERLGHINLAVPVSHIWYFKAVPSRIGHLLDMSIRDLERVLYYESYVVIDPGTSGMKKKQLVSEDEYYELTQDETITLNAKMGAEAIRDLLTEIDLDELSAELRAIAKIENSVQRKKETLKRLRIVEAFRQSGNRPEWMILSTIPVLPPDLRPLVPLEGGRFATSDLNDLYRRVINRNNRLKKLIDIRAPEVILRNEKRMLQEAVDALFDNGRRSRAVRGQGNRPLKSLSDMLKGKQGRFRQNLLGKRVDYSGRSVIVVGPELKLHQCGLPKNMALELFKPFIIRKLEDKGFVQTVKSAKRLVERERPEVWDILGDIIKGHPVLLNRAPTLHRLGIQAFEPVLVEGKAIRIHPMVCGAFNADFDGDQMAVHVPLSFEAQIETRQLMLSTNNILLPSNGRPVAAPSQDIVLGCNYMTRKRPLPPGKKPKHYAGMTEVRAAYDHKQAGLHDPIVLHLDGQRLDTSVGRVLFNEILVPLGIPFKNTEMDKKALEELVGDCHRNLGNKTTAIILDSLKNLGFTYATQAGITVGIDDILIPGSKAAIIERAQKDVAHINQQYQQKVITDGERYNKVIDTWTHVTTEVEEATFQGLASDRDGFNPIYMMAYSGSRGTKEQIRQLAGMRGLMAKPQKKITGGLGEIIESPVIHNFKEGLTVLEYFVSTHGARKGLADTALKTADAGYLTRRLVDVAQDVIVNIEDCGTVSGLEVGALKEGEEVIEPLGDRVLGRVAIEDVVDPNTGDVIVRSGEEITEEAAEAIEESGRIEKVAIRSVLKCEATRGICAKCYGRNLATGRMVELGEAAGVIAAQSIGEPGTQLTLRTFHIGGVAGRIVEQSRIKAKITGSVRFRELEVVERQNGSLVVVGHKGQIEVLDQDGKVRHRYSPPYGATVDVKDGAPVTAGDDLFEWDTYNTPILTEKSGTVRFVDIKEKVTVRDEVDENTGLRLMVIVDDREKVLQPHIDIVGSGGRRVASYPLPTGARLLVRDSQEVTAGEPLVKIRREISKTRDITGGLPRVSELFEARKPKDAATVSEIDGRVEFGGVSRGMKKLLVVGDSGDTREYLIPQGKHMHVQEGDYVKAGDRLTEGPVNPHDMLKIKGIQAVQEYLVNEIQEVYRLQGVRIDDKHIEVIVRQMLQKVRIEDPGDTNFLEGEQVDKAQLRIEQRRVESEGGQPATYQPLLLGITKASLSTQSFISSASFQETTRVLTEASVLGMTDHLRGLKENVIIGHLIPAGTGMSRYRGVEVIAEEEDETERVAGVEEEIKSA
- the rpoB gene encoding DNA-directed RNA polymerase subunit beta translates to MRGKERRSFSKIEREWDIQIPNLLDVQLESFRNFIQADVEPLKRKNEGLQEVFNSVFPISDPREYFSLEFVRYDLGDPKYSVDECQERDLTFSVPLKATLRLRVREDTEEGRKDKSIIEQEVYLGELPIITDKGTFIINGAERVIVSQLHRSPGVFFDDLIHPNGKKLFTARIIPYRGSWVEFSLDVNDIMYVHIDRKRKLPVTVLLKALGYVTDREILELFYDTEEEEIGGARSKREPDAVGKVAAEDVVDERTGEVLLEANEIITMERIEGLRKAGFATVKTFVIAHRDEADIIRNTLKKDSTKTEDEALTRIYNLLRPGEPPRADTARDILKKLFFNPKRYDLAKVGRYKLNRKLPHEILLGLKDKRKRLSLAVPDDEQTTLCPEDFIVIIAYLIHLRLGAEVPGLAITTDDIDHLGNRRVRAVGELLSNQFNVGLARMARIIRERMTLQDAEQVTPYDLINARTISAVIQSFFGSSQLSQFMDQTNPLAELTHKRRLSALGPGGLTRDRAGFEVRDVHYTHYGRMCPIETPEGPNIGLISSLATYARVNDLGFLETPYRRVSGGTVDKKQVQFLSADVEDRFKIAQANAAVDSHGHLVGEQNVREKGEFPMVEPADVDYMDISPIQLVSPAAALIPFLEHDDANRALMGSNMQRQAVPLLFTEAPLVGTGLEGKVAEDSGALIVAKRGGAVEWVSGDQILVRYDQPEGKPRTVDYSEMAGVDLYRLTKFKRSNQDTCINQRPLVAEGERVKKGQLLADGAATRNGELALGANVLVAFMPWGGYNYEDAILVSERLIKEDRFTSIHIEEFELQVRDTKRGAEEITREIPNVSEEAVKNLDEEGIVRIGARVKAGDILVGKVTPKGETDLTPEERLLRAIFGEKAGDVRDASLKAPPGMDGVVIDTKVFSRREKDESTKKQEKRKIDRLRRQAKKEKDRVHETRASEVARVLLGEYVNKWVEGDEEKPVARAGKKIDEEFLSQADLDAIPYKTQVTRNDQANERFWSLLEGAARALDRVEKNLEKEIEKVTRGDELPPGVVKLVKVYVAKKRKLSVGDKMAGRHGNKGVVAKIMPEEDMPYLPDGTPVDMVLNPLGVPSRMNIGQVLETHLGWAAQELGATVATPVFAGATVDEIKACLRDSKLPEDGKSVLYDGRTGEAFDQRVTVGYIYMMKLSHLVDDKIHARSIGPYSLVTQQPLGGKAQFGGQRFGEMEVWALEAYGAAFTLQELLTVKSDDVVGRSRIYEAIVKGENPPAPSTPESFNVLVKELQSLCMDVQLRDEA